The following coding sequences are from one Acidimicrobiia bacterium window:
- the pyrR gene encoding bifunctional pyr operon transcriptional regulator/uracil phosphoribosyltransferase PyrR, translating to MTRVMDDADVARALRRIAHEILERNKGGSDLVIVGIHTRGVPLAERLAGEIADIEGAPIPSGKLDIGLYRDDLDSRPTVSLGPTEIPVDIDKRTVVLVDDVLYTGRTIRAALDALADLGRPAVVQLAVLVDRGHRQLPIRADYVGKNIPTSLGEHVSVRLRSVDADEGVFIDAAHLGGDA from the coding sequence ATGACGCGGGTCATGGACGACGCCGACGTCGCCAGGGCGCTGCGGCGTATCGCCCACGAGATCCTCGAGAGGAACAAGGGCGGCTCCGACCTCGTGATCGTCGGTATCCACACCAGGGGCGTCCCGCTCGCCGAGCGTTTGGCCGGCGAGATCGCCGACATCGAGGGCGCTCCCATCCCGTCGGGGAAGCTCGACATCGGCCTGTACCGCGACGATCTGGACAGCAGGCCGACCGTCTCGCTCGGCCCGACCGAGATCCCGGTCGATATCGACAAACGCACCGTCGTGCTCGTCGACGACGTGCTCTACACCGGCAGGACGATACGGGCGGCACTCGATGCCCTCGCCGACCTCGGGCGGCCTGCCGTCGTTCAGCTCGCCGTGCTCGTCGACCGGGGCCATCGCCAGCTTCCCATCAGGGCCGACTACGTCGGCAAGAACATCCCGACGTCCCTCGGAGAGCACGTCTCCGTCCGCCTTCGGTCGGTCGATGCCGACGAAGGCGTGTTCATCGACGCCGCCCACCTCGGAGGTGATGCGTGA
- a CDS encoding shikimate kinase — protein MADHLWLIGMMGSGKSAAGMAAAAMVDAGFVDTDDVVARRAGCSIAELWGTVGEQAFRQMESAAIIDAEGGEPSVIATGGGAVLDPANVAVMRRSGTIVWLRAAPATLAERVGDGRTRPLLASESVGEDVEQIAAARQAAYTEAADTVIDTDALDVGAVASTIGELWKRS, from the coding sequence ATGGCTGACCACCTGTGGCTGATCGGGATGATGGGATCCGGCAAGAGCGCCGCCGGGATGGCAGCCGCCGCCATGGTCGACGCCGGCTTCGTCGACACAGACGATGTCGTGGCCCGGCGGGCGGGATGCTCGATCGCCGAGCTGTGGGGGACCGTCGGAGAACAAGCGTTCCGGCAGATGGAGAGCGCCGCCATCATCGACGCAGAGGGTGGTGAGCCGTCCGTGATCGCCACCGGGGGTGGAGCGGTGCTCGACCCCGCCAACGTGGCCGTCATGCGGCGCAGCGGCACGATCGTGTGGCTCCGGGCAGCTCCGGCGACCCTGGCGGAGCGCGTCGGTGACGGGCGAACCCGCCCGCTGCTCGCATCGGAGAGTGTCGGCGAGGACGTGGAGCAGATCGCCGCGGCGCGCCAGGCCGCTTACACCGAAGCGGCCGACACCGTCATCGACACCGACGCCCTCGACGTGGGCGCCGTCGCATCGACCATCGGAGAGCTGTGGAAGAGATCCTGA
- a CDS encoding aspartate carbamoyltransferase catalytic subunit: MRHLLTTETLDRAAIESLLDSADEFLDVLHRPIPKVPALRGKTVATLFFEPSTRTRMSFEKAAKALSADMMSFSPSTSSLKKGESLKDTVLTIHAMGVDCMVVRHEATGAAWRVAEWVDVPVINGGDGAHQHPTQALLDCLTIRQRFGGLDGLRIAIVGDVRHSRVARSDVFAMATLGAEITLIAPPTLLPLDTTGWPVGTSCNLDDILTEFDVVYLLRVQAERGGASVFPSNAEYRGRFGMTRERMSRLKPDTVVLHPGPMIRGIEIDAAVADDPRCLVLGQVTNGVAVRMSALYHLMGGVTVE, from the coding sequence GTGAGGCACCTGCTGACGACGGAGACGCTCGACCGGGCGGCGATCGAGTCGTTGCTCGACAGCGCAGACGAGTTCCTGGACGTGCTCCACCGGCCGATCCCCAAGGTCCCGGCGCTGCGAGGGAAGACCGTGGCGACGCTGTTCTTCGAGCCGTCGACCCGCACCAGGATGTCTTTCGAGAAGGCGGCTAAAGCCCTCTCGGCCGACATGATGTCCTTCTCACCGAGCACGTCCTCGCTCAAGAAGGGCGAGAGCCTCAAGGACACGGTGCTGACCATCCACGCCATGGGTGTCGACTGCATGGTGGTGCGCCACGAGGCAACCGGGGCGGCGTGGCGGGTCGCAGAGTGGGTCGACGTGCCCGTGATCAACGGGGGGGACGGCGCCCACCAGCACCCGACCCAAGCGCTGCTCGACTGCCTGACGATCAGGCAGCGCTTCGGAGGCCTCGACGGGCTCCGCATCGCCATCGTCGGGGACGTCAGACACTCCCGCGTCGCCCGCAGCGACGTCTTCGCGATGGCGACGCTCGGCGCCGAGATCACGCTGATCGCGCCGCCGACGCTGCTGCCGCTCGACACGACCGGCTGGCCGGTGGGCACGTCGTGCAACCTCGACGACATACTGACCGAGTTCGACGTCGTCTACCTGCTGCGGGTGCAGGCCGAGCGAGGAGGAGCATCCGTGTTCCCGTCGAACGCCGAGTACCGGGGGCGTTTCGGGATGACCAGAGAGCGGATGAGCAGGCTCAAGCCCGACACGGTGGTGCTGCACCCCGGGCCGATGATCCGCGGGATCGAGATCGACGCCGCCGTGGCCGACGACCCCCGCTGCCTGGTGCTCGGGCAGGTGACCAATGGTGTCGCCGTCCGCATGTCGGCTCTCTACCACCTGATGGGAGGCGTGACCGTTGAATGA
- the efp gene encoding elongation factor P, whose product MISTNDVRSGMALNLPDGLFQVIDSEHVKPGKGKAFVRMKLRNVDSGAVVDRTFRAQEDVPRAIINRQDFQFLYRDDLGFHCMNGETFDQIAISRELVGEASHYMVEGASVQVHLYEGKPIGIELPASVELEVTYAEPGVKGDRVSGATKPVTLQTGLVIQAPLFVDQGDVVKVDTRSGGYITRVS is encoded by the coding sequence ATGATCTCCACGAACGACGTGCGCTCGGGGATGGCGCTCAACCTCCCGGACGGGCTGTTCCAGGTCATCGACTCAGAACACGTCAAGCCGGGCAAGGGAAAGGCGTTCGTGCGCATGAAGCTGCGCAACGTCGACTCGGGCGCCGTCGTCGACCGGACCTTCCGGGCGCAGGAAGACGTCCCCAGGGCGATCATCAACCGGCAGGACTTCCAGTTCCTCTACCGAGACGACCTCGGGTTTCACTGCATGAACGGCGAGACGTTCGATCAGATCGCCATCTCACGAGAGCTCGTAGGCGAAGCGTCCCACTACATGGTGGAAGGCGCCAGCGTCCAGGTCCACCTGTACGAAGGGAAGCCGATCGGAATCGAGCTCCCGGCGTCCGTCGAGCTCGAGGTCACCTACGCCGAGCCCGGCGTCAAGGGCGACCGGGTGTCGGGGGCGACGAAGCCCGTCACACTGCAGACCGGTCTCGTCATCCAAGCTCCCTTGTTCGTCGACCAGGGAGACGTCGTGAAGGTCGACACCCGCAGCGGGGGCTACATCACGAGGGTGTCCTGA
- a CDS encoding 3-dehydroquinate synthase family protein yields the protein MEEILIEEGGAVASRVLVEAGVVDSPDVARLLLPERPARRRVAFVTQPGAAAVAGALADRVAAAGLDTAVHEIPDREEGKSLAAAEACYLWLNSRGMARSDTVVGVGGGTVIDLAGFVAATYMRGLEAVLVPTTLLAAVDAAIGGKTGVNVGGKNLVGAFKHPAVVLVDPALLASLPDHLVVEGAAEALKTGFIGDPALVELYERHGLEAPMSAVVTRSIAVKAALVSADFKESGARTHLNYGHTIGHAVEAATGIPHGHAVAIGMAAAAAVAERESGFGERARHDRIIESLGLPVRAPAVSSAAVLDLVALDKKRDENGLRMVLLEAIGRPVVRHAGRATVASALASVGID from the coding sequence GTGGAAGAGATCCTGATCGAAGAGGGGGGCGCCGTCGCATCCCGGGTGCTCGTCGAGGCCGGTGTGGTCGACTCGCCCGACGTGGCGCGCCTGCTGCTGCCGGAACGCCCCGCGAGGCGCCGCGTGGCCTTCGTGACCCAACCGGGGGCGGCGGCGGTCGCCGGCGCCCTCGCCGACCGGGTGGCGGCGGCCGGGCTCGACACGGCCGTACACGAGATCCCGGATCGTGAAGAGGGGAAGTCCCTGGCGGCGGCCGAGGCATGCTACCTGTGGCTCAACTCGCGAGGGATGGCGAGGAGCGACACCGTCGTCGGCGTCGGCGGAGGGACCGTCATCGACTTGGCCGGGTTCGTCGCCGCCACGTACATGCGCGGCCTCGAGGCAGTGCTCGTGCCGACCACGCTGCTCGCCGCCGTCGATGCCGCCATCGGAGGGAAGACGGGCGTCAACGTGGGCGGCAAGAACCTTGTGGGCGCCTTCAAGCACCCTGCGGTCGTGCTCGTCGACCCCGCCCTCCTTGCCTCGCTCCCCGACCACCTCGTCGTCGAGGGCGCCGCCGAGGCTCTCAAGACGGGGTTCATCGGGGACCCGGCCCTCGTCGAGTTGTACGAGCGCCACGGCTTGGAGGCGCCGATGAGCGCGGTCGTGACGCGCTCGATCGCCGTCAAGGCCGCCCTCGTGTCCGCCGACTTCAAGGAGTCGGGCGCCCGTACGCACCTCAACTACGGCCACACCATCGGCCATGCCGTCGAAGCCGCCACCGGCATCCCCCACGGCCACGCCGTCGCCATCGGCATGGCGGCGGCCGCCGCGGTCGCCGAGCGGGAATCGGGGTTCGGGGAGAGGGCGCGGCACGATCGGATCATCGAGTCACTCGGCTTGCCGGTGCGCGCCCCGGCGGTTTCGAGCGCTGCGGTGCTCGACCTCGTCGCCCTCGACAAGAAACGCGACGAGAACGGCCTGCGGATGGTGCTGCTCGAGGCCATCGGCAGGCCGGTCGTCCGCCATGCGGGCCGGGCTACCGTTGCCTCGGCGCTCGCTTCGGTCGGGATCGACTGA
- the nusB gene encoding transcription antitermination factor NusB, giving the protein MRDDQPRRPEARVQALEALYAADSLGAVPVVEGLSARARRLTEGVWQHLAALDAEIGAVSSGWRIERMPAVDRAILRLALYELRHTDTPLGVVIDEAVELAKRYSTERSGAFVNGVLAKLA; this is encoded by the coding sequence CTGAGGGACGACCAACCTCGCAGGCCGGAAGCGCGTGTCCAGGCGCTCGAGGCGCTGTATGCCGCCGACTCACTCGGAGCGGTCCCCGTCGTCGAAGGCCTCTCGGCGCGTGCGAGGCGCCTCACGGAGGGGGTGTGGCAGCATCTGGCGGCGCTCGACGCCGAGATCGGGGCGGTCTCGTCCGGGTGGCGCATCGAGCGGATGCCTGCCGTCGACCGCGCCATCCTGCGCCTCGCCCTCTACGAGTTGAGACACACGGACACGCCGCTTGGGGTCGTGATCGACGAGGCGGTCGAGCTGGCGAAGCGTTACTCGACCGAGCGATCGGGCGCATTCGTGAACGGAGTGCTCGCCAAGCTGGCGTGA
- a CDS encoding Xaa-Pro peptidase family protein produces MNHAKRLERLTGDLERPLLVTSLANIRYLTGFTGSSGYLFVTPEGSTFVTDGRYGEVASALVAGLTATNLVVYSAGLPDRLAETIGSAPAVDLEAAHVSWDFVRQLQAASGAELTAATGVVESYRVVKDTDEIAALRSAALAGDAAFTALDALRMGAATEGELGDGLVSTMKVAGGDQAGWPPIVATGPNAARPHHRAGDDKLGDGVLLLDYGCVVDGYHSDMSRTVWVGGDVEDEVAAVHAAVLEANEEGIAAVAPGVEAGAVDAVCRDVLRRHGYEEHFLHSTGHGVGLDIHESPAVRRGSEEVLAPGQVITIEPGVYLPGRFGVRIEDMVLVTEAGHEVLTTSSKELEPA; encoded by the coding sequence ATGAATCACGCCAAACGCCTCGAGCGCCTCACCGGAGACTTGGAGCGCCCCCTCCTCGTCACGTCGCTGGCCAACATCCGCTACCTCACCGGCTTCACCGGGAGCAGCGGCTACCTGTTCGTCACGCCGGAGGGGTCCACCTTCGTGACAGACGGGCGCTACGGCGAGGTCGCCTCAGCCCTCGTTGCCGGCCTGACGGCGACGAACCTCGTCGTGTACAGCGCAGGACTGCCGGACCGGCTCGCCGAGACCATCGGCTCCGCCCCGGCGGTCGACCTCGAAGCGGCCCACGTCTCCTGGGACTTCGTCCGCCAGCTCCAGGCAGCGAGCGGCGCCGAGCTCACCGCGGCGACGGGCGTCGTCGAGTCGTACCGGGTCGTGAAGGACACCGACGAGATCGCCGCGCTGCGGAGCGCCGCCTTGGCCGGTGACGCAGCATTCACGGCGCTCGACGCCCTCAGGATGGGCGCCGCCACGGAAGGCGAGCTCGGCGACGGTCTTGTGTCGACCATGAAGGTTGCGGGAGGCGATCAGGCCGGGTGGCCCCCGATCGTGGCGACGGGACCCAACGCGGCAAGGCCGCACCACCGGGCAGGGGACGACAAGCTGGGCGACGGGGTGCTCCTGCTCGACTACGGCTGCGTGGTCGACGGCTACCACTCCGACATGTCCCGCACGGTCTGGGTCGGCGGCGACGTCGAGGACGAGGTGGCCGCCGTCCACGCCGCCGTGCTGGAGGCCAACGAGGAGGGGATCGCGGCCGTGGCGCCCGGGGTCGAGGCGGGCGCCGTCGACGCCGTCTGCCGGGACGTGCTGCGACGCCACGGCTACGAGGAGCACTTCCTGCACTCGACAGGCCACGGGGTCGGGCTCGATATCCACGAGAGCCCGGCGGTGCGGCGCGGCTCCGAGGAGGTGCTGGCTCCCGGCCAGGTGATCACCATCGAGCCGGGCGTGTATCTTCCCGGCCGGTTCGGAGTGCGTATCGAGGACATGGTCCTCGTCACCGAAGCAGGCCACGAGGTGCTCACCACGTCGAGCAAGGAGCTGGAGCCGGCATGA